A genomic window from Halorubrum trapanicum includes:
- a CDS encoding TATA-box-binding protein produces MTADPKETITVENVVASTGIGQELDLQSVAMDLEGADYDPEQFPGLVYRTTDPKSAALIFRSGKIVCTGANSIEAVHESLDIVFEELRALQIPIEDPEVTVQNIVTSADLGESLNLNAIAIGLGLEHIEYEPEQFPGLVYRLDEPEVVALLFGSGKVVVTGGTTPDDAAAAVDVIVEELNGLGLLE; encoded by the coding sequence ATGACGGCCGACCCGAAGGAGACGATCACCGTAGAGAACGTCGTCGCTTCCACGGGGATCGGACAGGAGCTCGATCTCCAGAGCGTCGCGATGGACCTCGAGGGGGCCGACTACGACCCCGAGCAGTTCCCCGGGCTCGTCTACCGCACCACGGACCCGAAGTCGGCCGCCCTGATCTTCCGCTCCGGGAAGATCGTCTGCACCGGCGCGAACTCGATCGAGGCGGTCCACGAGAGCCTCGACATCGTCTTCGAGGAGCTCCGGGCGCTCCAGATCCCGATCGAGGACCCGGAGGTCACGGTCCAGAACATCGTCACCTCGGCCGACCTCGGCGAGAGCCTGAACCTGAACGCCATCGCGATCGGCCTCGGCTTGGAACACATCGAGTACGAGCCGGAGCAGTTCCCCGGCCTCGTCTACCGCCTCGACGAGCCGGAGGTCGTCGCGCTGCTGTTCGGGAGCGGCAAGGTGGTCGTCACCGGCGGGACGACCCCCGACGACGCCGCGGCCGCCGTCGACGTGATCGTCGAGGAGCTGAACGGCCTCGGACTGCTGGAGTGA